In a genomic window of Styela clava chromosome 7, kaStyClav1.hap1.2, whole genome shotgun sequence:
- the LOC120328451 gene encoding NXPE family member 4-like isoform X1, with protein MNKEQLVRLLLPLNALVIIIFVYINLDMNMVHSEELVNDNYMHFETILSAKDIKSVGDIEPLEKKKSKKNYEKNKFSDPLKHLKNDSSKNHMKSRPRESLMSQIKSKSGESIVNDTDVPGIRIDAKLSETKTEKKSNEVKHHVPRLSDEDFNKFKKLHVRSGEWIRLFPHILKSIKSIEALDHFPTFEETTSADHSMVTCRQSEIKVGKTVKLHIQARDYNNKAKHYGGDYFRVFLQRPSFKGDGVSCTITDNTDGTYEAECPLLWTGKARVTVTMVNPSEVAYISMVRTNAYSEAFLTMNTSFINSKGETEYAICDMDLSDRFKKSEICDHSHPKTGEPWFCAKPPSGECNPIAYQGHRKFEKNIFPGDRYFNRKLNSEKVIGKSGFTISIAKITTTLNDDEFTSHVPNQLPCSYTKEDLHVPLDPAEATGYIHQGKWKSLECNNTVTDQRWTTCLNRSAIHVMGDSTILAFYRAIVNKLHGRHGVDKNISWAEPQKGFSNLTDTIFHFTSHGHPFHAEGPPEARMYIYDALDKIVDVGRPTYVVFGLGVHFGRLHPDIYLRRLKYIKISVSRLRKRVPGIKIFILGLHSNWPWIFQPCFVPYRHEVLLRNEFRKSEDVTFVPFWDMLEILGNKAPHPAGRIINRELELLFSYMCKN; from the exons ATGAATAAGGAACAACTTGTGCGTTTATTATTACCACTGAACGCCCTTGTGATAATTATATTTGTCTATATTAACTTAGACATGAATATGGTGCATTCTGAAGAATTAGTCAACGACAATTACATGCACTTTGAAACAATTTTGTCGGCGAAGGACATCAAAAGCGTTGGAGACATCGAACCTcttgaaaaaaagaaaagcaAAAAGAATTATGAAAAGAATAAGTTTTCTGATCCGTTGAAACATTTGAAAAACGATTCGTCGAAAAATCATATGAAATCACGACCCAGGGAATCACTTATGTCTCAGATAAAATCAAAATCAGGCGAATCGATCGTAAATGATACAGATGTCCCAGGAATACGTATCGACGCTAAATTGTCAGAAACAAAAACAGAAAAGAAATCGAATGAAGTGAAACATCATGTACCTCGTCTTAGCGACGAagatttcaataaattcaaaaagttgCATGTCCGTAGTGGAGAATGGATACGATTGTTTccacatattttaaaatctattaAAAGCATCGAAGCTCTCGATCACTTTCCCACCTTTGAGGAAACAACATCAGCCGACCATTCCATGGTGACGTGCAGGCAAAGTGAGATCAAAGTTGGGAAAACTGTAAAACTGCACATTCAGGCAAGAGATTACAATAACAAAGCAAAACATTATGGCGGTGATTACTTTCGTGTGTTCCTGCAGAGGCCATCATTTAAAGGCGACGGAGTTAGTTGCACAATTACTGATAATACAGATGGAACGTATGAAGCCGAATGTCCGTTATTGTGGACTGGGAAGGCTCGCGTTACTGTTACCATGGTAAATCCTAGCGAAGTGGCATATATTTCTATGGTAAGGACAAACGCATACTCAGAAGCATTCCTGACAATGAACACATCATTTATTAACTCTAAAGGAGAAACTGAATATGCTATTTGTGATATGGATTTATCGGACAGATTCAA AAAATCAGAGATATGCGACCATTCCCACCCAAAGACTGGTGAACCATGGTTCTGCGCTAAACCGCCATCTGGTGAATGCAACCCGATAGCATATCAAGGACAccgaaaatttgagaaaaacatattTCCTGGTGATAGATATTTTAATCGCAAACTTAATTCGGAAAAAGTAATAGGCAAATCTGGATTTACTATATCCATTGCAAAAATAACGACAACTTTAAATGATGATGAATTTACAAGCCACGTTCCCAACCAATTGCCGTGCAGCTATACCAAAGAGGATTTACATGTCCCATTGGATCCTGCTGAAGCCACGGGATATATCCATCAGGGCAAATGGAAATCTCTCGAATGCAACAACACCGTAACAGATCAAAGGTGGACAACTTGTTTAAATCGCAGTGCCATCCACGTTATGGGCGATTCGACTATTCTGGCCTTCTATCGCGCTATTGTAAATAAGCTACACGGTCGACATGGGGTGGACAAAAATATAAGTTGGGCGGAACCACAAAAAGGGTTTTCCAATCTTACCGACACAATATTTCACTTTACCTCCCACGGGCATCCTTTTCATGCAGAAGGCCCACCCGAAGCCCGAATGTACATTTACGATGCGTTGGATAAAATTGTTGATGTTGGACGCCCAACTTATGTCGTTTTCGGCCTGGGTGTGCATTTCGGGCGGTTACATCCAGATATTTATCTGAGGCGtctcaaatatattaaaatatcagtGTCACGATTACGGAAGCGAGTCCCaggcataaaaatatttattttggggTTACATTCAAATTGGCCGTGGATTTTTCAGCCGTGCTTTGTGCCATATCGACATGAAGTGCTGCTTCGCAATGAGTTCCGAAAATCTGAAGACGTTACTTTTGTACCCTTCTGGGATATGTTAGAAATTCTTGGAAATAAAGCTCCACACCCAGCTGGACGAATTATTAATCGAGAACTTGAGCTGTTGTTTTCCTACATgtgcaaaaattga
- the LOC120328451 gene encoding NXPE family member 4-like isoform X2 translates to MNMVHSEELVNDNYMHFETILSAKDIKSVGDIEPLEKKKSKKNYEKNKFSDPLKHLKNDSSKNHMKSRPRESLMSQIKSKSGESIVNDTDVPGIRIDAKLSETKTEKKSNEVKHHVPRLSDEDFNKFKKLHVRSGEWIRLFPHILKSIKSIEALDHFPTFEETTSADHSMVTCRQSEIKVGKTVKLHIQARDYNNKAKHYGGDYFRVFLQRPSFKGDGVSCTITDNTDGTYEAECPLLWTGKARVTVTMVNPSEVAYISMVRTNAYSEAFLTMNTSFINSKGETEYAICDMDLSDRFKKSEICDHSHPKTGEPWFCAKPPSGECNPIAYQGHRKFEKNIFPGDRYFNRKLNSEKVIGKSGFTISIAKITTTLNDDEFTSHVPNQLPCSYTKEDLHVPLDPAEATGYIHQGKWKSLECNNTVTDQRWTTCLNRSAIHVMGDSTILAFYRAIVNKLHGRHGVDKNISWAEPQKGFSNLTDTIFHFTSHGHPFHAEGPPEARMYIYDALDKIVDVGRPTYVVFGLGVHFGRLHPDIYLRRLKYIKISVSRLRKRVPGIKIFILGLHSNWPWIFQPCFVPYRHEVLLRNEFRKSEDVTFVPFWDMLEILGNKAPHPAGRIINRELELLFSYMCKN, encoded by the exons ATGAATATGGTGCATTCTGAAGAATTAGTCAACGACAATTACATGCACTTTGAAACAATTTTGTCGGCGAAGGACATCAAAAGCGTTGGAGACATCGAACCTcttgaaaaaaagaaaagcaAAAAGAATTATGAAAAGAATAAGTTTTCTGATCCGTTGAAACATTTGAAAAACGATTCGTCGAAAAATCATATGAAATCACGACCCAGGGAATCACTTATGTCTCAGATAAAATCAAAATCAGGCGAATCGATCGTAAATGATACAGATGTCCCAGGAATACGTATCGACGCTAAATTGTCAGAAACAAAAACAGAAAAGAAATCGAATGAAGTGAAACATCATGTACCTCGTCTTAGCGACGAagatttcaataaattcaaaaagttgCATGTCCGTAGTGGAGAATGGATACGATTGTTTccacatattttaaaatctattaAAAGCATCGAAGCTCTCGATCACTTTCCCACCTTTGAGGAAACAACATCAGCCGACCATTCCATGGTGACGTGCAGGCAAAGTGAGATCAAAGTTGGGAAAACTGTAAAACTGCACATTCAGGCAAGAGATTACAATAACAAAGCAAAACATTATGGCGGTGATTACTTTCGTGTGTTCCTGCAGAGGCCATCATTTAAAGGCGACGGAGTTAGTTGCACAATTACTGATAATACAGATGGAACGTATGAAGCCGAATGTCCGTTATTGTGGACTGGGAAGGCTCGCGTTACTGTTACCATGGTAAATCCTAGCGAAGTGGCATATATTTCTATGGTAAGGACAAACGCATACTCAGAAGCATTCCTGACAATGAACACATCATTTATTAACTCTAAAGGAGAAACTGAATATGCTATTTGTGATATGGATTTATCGGACAGATTCAA AAAATCAGAGATATGCGACCATTCCCACCCAAAGACTGGTGAACCATGGTTCTGCGCTAAACCGCCATCTGGTGAATGCAACCCGATAGCATATCAAGGACAccgaaaatttgagaaaaacatattTCCTGGTGATAGATATTTTAATCGCAAACTTAATTCGGAAAAAGTAATAGGCAAATCTGGATTTACTATATCCATTGCAAAAATAACGACAACTTTAAATGATGATGAATTTACAAGCCACGTTCCCAACCAATTGCCGTGCAGCTATACCAAAGAGGATTTACATGTCCCATTGGATCCTGCTGAAGCCACGGGATATATCCATCAGGGCAAATGGAAATCTCTCGAATGCAACAACACCGTAACAGATCAAAGGTGGACAACTTGTTTAAATCGCAGTGCCATCCACGTTATGGGCGATTCGACTATTCTGGCCTTCTATCGCGCTATTGTAAATAAGCTACACGGTCGACATGGGGTGGACAAAAATATAAGTTGGGCGGAACCACAAAAAGGGTTTTCCAATCTTACCGACACAATATTTCACTTTACCTCCCACGGGCATCCTTTTCATGCAGAAGGCCCACCCGAAGCCCGAATGTACATTTACGATGCGTTGGATAAAATTGTTGATGTTGGACGCCCAACTTATGTCGTTTTCGGCCTGGGTGTGCATTTCGGGCGGTTACATCCAGATATTTATCTGAGGCGtctcaaatatattaaaatatcagtGTCACGATTACGGAAGCGAGTCCCaggcataaaaatatttattttggggTTACATTCAAATTGGCCGTGGATTTTTCAGCCGTGCTTTGTGCCATATCGACATGAAGTGCTGCTTCGCAATGAGTTCCGAAAATCTGAAGACGTTACTTTTGTACCCTTCTGGGATATGTTAGAAATTCTTGGAAATAAAGCTCCACACCCAGCTGGACGAATTATTAATCGAGAACTTGAGCTGTTGTTTTCCTACATgtgcaaaaattga
- the LOC120328563 gene encoding transmembrane protein 209-like: protein MSFDTPLRKPLQPGQISPVISSTLRYKKSLSASRFQCVWGLLDVFIFFLLLFEVKTQYLQLQFVGESDVFRYFLIGICASFAVSAVVNFLQAIQSVSVRQPILSPKQKQLLGIMQDGTSDFKTQPDVQSVGSIRQPLNISALTSSTPTQQQRPSPISHSPHLSPLTLGRPLSNSPTSSPNISQNAAQKFYKSQNASYIAAQRRFSPNTQGSPITNLGMNLDGSSYHDSSGGGSPFLRHRRSPYRNSPLSPDDFMVDQKTLNMHLRSHHLEKEQQRLQMLSLENSFNSSAGKWGFSKSSFMETSQELLKNVYQMATPSPKSTTSRKDDKDAATKYAALEYWKKYGITADDLSEWTARTRRWISATLLLQLVAEIQKINSSLKKLGCPEIQVGESSISSLKQIIASRGAQIPNLIRLLPYLEVTSNQEYLISRLKRLASGGYMSEFKWNSGGEVKGRKWADDMPTDCEIIMHVFCVYMDSHLPADPRFPDGKTFSSKYFVRAPDKPKPVTDDAFIIHQSKINPPDFRIIGHDSDYNVPPGRNNIFHALLLFLHDVKEKKDGMLGQVNLGASGINILWILEDEFEIKRY from the exons ATGTCATTTGACACACCTTTACGGAAGCCGCTGCAACCAGGGCAGATCAGTCCTGTTATAAGCAGCACACTTCGATACAAAAAGTCTCTTTCAGCTTCACGTTTCCAGTGTGTGTGGGGATTGTTGGAtgtcttcatttttttcttacTGCTTTTTGAAGT taAAACACAATATCTTCAGCTGCAATTTGTTGGAGAGAGCGATGTGTTTCGTTATTTTTTGATTGGAATTTGTGCAAGTTTTGCAGTGAGTGCTGTTGTAAATTTTCTCCAAGCTATACAATCAGTGTCTGTACGTCAACCAATTCTTTCTCCGAAACAAAAGCAACTTCTTGGAATTATGCAAG ATGGTACATCAGATTTCAAGACACAGCCTGATGTACAGTCAGTTGGATCTATTCGACAACCATTGAATATTTCTGCTCTGACTTCATCGACTCCAACTCAACAACAACGTCCATCACCAATATCTCATTCACCTCATCTGTCGCCTCTTACTTTGGG AAGACCATTGAGCAACTCGCCTACATCTAGTCCAAATATATCTCAGAATGCTGCTCAAAAGTTTTACAAGAGTCAAAATGCATCTTATATTGCTGCACAGCGTCGCTTCTCACCAAATACTCAG ggtagCCCAATTACCAATTTAGGTATGAATCTGGACGGAAGCAGTTACCATGACTCGTCTGGAGGTGGGAGTCCTTTTTTGCGTCACAGAAGATCACCATATAGGAATTCACCAT TGTCTCCTGATGATTTTATGGTTGATCAAAAAACATTGAATATGCATTTGAGATCACATCATCTTGAAAAAGAACAACAAAGACTTCAAATGT TATCCTTGGAAAATTCATTCAATAGTTCAGCTGGAAAGTGGGGATTCTCAAAGTCAAGTTTTATGGAAACAAGTCAGGAGTTGTTAAAAAATGTATATCAG aTGGCGACACCATCGCCTAAGTCAACAACATCTCGGAAAGATGATAAAGATGCAGCAACAAAATATGCGGCATTAGAG TATTGGAAGAAGTATGGAATAACTGCAGATGATCTCTCTGAATGGACAGCAAGAACTAGAAGATGGATTTCCGCTACATTATTACTGCAACTTGTTgctgaaattcaaaaaataaacagCAGTCTCAAAAAGCTTGGGTGTCCTGAGATACag GTCGGCGAGTCCAGTATCTCCagtttaaaacaaataattgcATCAAGAGGAGCTCAGATTCCTAATTTAATTCGGCTTCTACCATACTTGGAAGTTACAAGCAATCAAGAATATCTTATATCTAGATTGAAAA GGCTTGCATCAGGTGGGTACATGAGCGAATTCAAGTGGAATTCTGGTGGTGAAGTCAAAGGTCGAAAGTGGGCTGATGACATGCCTACAGATTGTGAGATCATAATGCATGTTTTTTGTGTATACATGGATTCTCATCTTCCTGCTGATCCAAG ATTTCCAGATGGGAAAACATTCTCATCAAAGTATTTTGTCAGGGCCCCAGATAAACCCAAACCAGTGACAGATGATGCATTCATAATTCATCAAAGTAAAATAAATCCGCCTGATTTTCGAATTATTGGACATGACTCCGATTATAATGTTCCTCCT GGCAGAAACAACATTTTTCATgctttgttattgtttttacatGATGTTAAAGAAAAGAAAGATGGAATGTTAGG ACAAGTCAACTTAGGTGCTTCTGGCATCAATATATTATGGATTCTAGAAGACGAATTTGAGATAAAGAGATATTAG
- the LOC120328251 gene encoding uncharacterized protein LOC120328251, whose translation MGKFQVVVAGRVEKKYLLLAALIASVCGSSAGDVMTVPPLEPYFDLTIPSNVTTKNALLREMRQEQLTTYAPPNVTANNALLRILQATSPMNVSTAQNVLIRNLRVEEFTGSPLNSTSKNSLLRLIGENSITTAATSNLTTRNSLLRAMAPASFTTAPKRNATTENTILQLRRKNEVKTTPSTNATTSNMLLRIARDVETTEGAIALTTPVTKTAVEKLLRVVEPESTLTTVSPTNETTGKNDLLRIGMNEVTTSPSNTTSGNINLRLLEVEKLSFTALPTANTTNSENLHNRNMPGVTPENNSNTENQTGSYTKMPELRRLGTTPNTTTIQDNTQANHAAASRNEKLTEKAKDCDWMTEKERKTVISLQVTGKNLTVERWFAEADAEFRRGIAQCLTSTVDLNITFSGEDLAYVKPSPKDLEDDTLQIYVFLRNGKIVDMEKRIKVSNETDETARSLMKLGVIQAIKLNVSKSIYEAVEESVTNGLPWPDCNSLFTEYLYLWITLAVLVILLIIGSAVLTWYCWRRGKSVELKTHKGISLPTTDELCCTEVVTISGHDNPAMDINGEEQGPPKKKQAPLPPTPEMTTFGKTTETAAVTEYETAIAPYELDTSSVPQDRDPSNGVQLQDTKF comes from the exons ATGGGAAAATTCCAAGTCGTCGTCGCTGGAAGGGTTGAGAAAAAAT ATTTGTTGCTGGCGGCGCTGATAGCTTCCGTTTGTGGCTCATCTGCAGGTGATGTCATGACGGTCCCTCCATTGGAACCATATTTCGATCTCACCATACCCTCAAATGTGACAACAAAAAATGCTCTTCTCCGGGAGATGAGACAGGAACAACTTACTACGTACGCTCCACCAAACGTAACTGCAAACAATGCTTTACTCCGGATCTTACAAGCAACTTCACCGATGAATGTTTCCACTGCCCAAAATGTGCTGATTCGAAACTTGAGAGTTGAGGAATTTACCGGATCACCATTGAACTCGACATCAAAAAATTCTCTCTTGCGTCTTATAGGAGAGAATAGTATTACGACGGCTGCAACATCAAACTTGACTACCAGAAATTCACTTCTTCGAGCGATGGCGCCTGCAAGTTTCACAACAGCCCCGAAAAGAAATGCAACTACAgaaaatacgattttgcaatTACGAAGGAAAAATGAAGTTAAAACCACACCGTCGACGAATGCCACTACATCAAACATGCTTTTGCGCATCGCACGTGATGTTGAAACAACAGAGGGCGCTATTGCATTGACAACACCAGTCACGAAAACTGCAGTTGAAAAACTTCTACGTGTGGTTGAACCTGAATCTACGCTAACTACAGTCTCCCCGACAAATGAAACAACCGGTAAAAATGATTTGCTTCGCATTGGAATGAATGAGGTTACAACTTCACCTTCTAATACAACGTCTGGGAACATAAATTTGCGTTTGCTCGAAGTGGAGAAACTCTCATTTACTGCATTACCTACGGCAAATACCACAAATTCGGAAAATCTGCATAATCGAAACATGCCAG ggGTTACGCCGGAAAACAATTCAAATACAGAAAACCAAACCGGAAGCTACACAAAGATGCCAGAATTACGTAGA CTTGGAACGACGCCAAACACAACTACGATCCAAGACAACACCCAAGCTAACCATGCTGCGGCCTCAAGAAATGAAAAGCTTACTGAAAAGGCTAAAGATTGTGATTGGATGACCGAAAAAGAGAGAAAAACTGTGATCAGTTTACAAGTAACAGGAAAAAATTTGACG GTGGAAAGATGGTTCGCAGAGGCCGACGCCGAATTCCGACGTGGTATCGCTCAATGTCTTACGTCCACAGTGGATCTCAATATCACATTCTCAGGAGAAGATTTAGCTTATGTCAAGCCATCACCCAAAGATTTAGAAGACGACACTTTGCAGATATATGTGTTTCTTCGAAATGGAAAGATAGTAGATATGGAAAAACGAATTAAAG TGTCGAACGAAACAGATGAAACTGCACGGTCTCTCATGAAACTTGGCGTCATTCaagcaattaaattaaatgtttcaAAG AGTATATACGAGGCTGTCGAGGAATCGGTTACTAACGGCCTTCCCTGGCCAGACTGTAATTCGCTCTTCACAGAGTATCTGTATCTATGGATCACTCTTGCTGTTCTCGTTATTTTGTTGATCATCGGATCGGCTGTTTTGACCTGGTACTGCTGGAGAAGAGGAAAAAGCGTTGAGTTGAAG ACACACAAAGGAATCTCTTTACCGACTACAGACGAACTTTGCTGTACGGAAGTGGTCACCATATCCGGGCATGACAATCCTGCAATGGACATCAACGGTGAAGAACAGGGTCCGCCGAAGAAGAAGCAGGCTCCGTTGCCTCCGACTCCGGAGATGACGACATTCGGTAAAACAACCGAAACCGCGGCGGTCACCGAATACGAGACCGCCATCGCGCCGTACGAGCTCGATACGTCTTCGGTACCTCAGGACAGGGATCCATCGAATGGCGTACAACTACAGGACACAAAATTTTGA